A DNA window from Maribellus comscasis contains the following coding sequences:
- a CDS encoding TolC family protein, translating into MKIITILIILISGISAVQAQTLEDYFRVAAKNNPGLQAKYKDFEAALQKIPQVSSLPDPTFSFGYFISPVETRVGPQRAKFSLSQMFPWFGTLEAQADAASLMADAKYQTFLNARNRLYFSVSEAYYPLVELKQLKAIEQKNIDILQSYKTIANSKFKNGNSPMTDVLRADIMLKEAQTNLGILNNREKPLLVAFNNLLNRDENETVIVQDSLLVETLPENFRRDSLLTNNPLLDALDLKRKASEANEIAAQKQGLPNVGFGLDYAIVGKRTDMDVADNGKNILMPMVSMSIPIFRKKYRAAEKEAQLTQEKYSYQKEETINSLTSGYESVWFQIQQQKDLIGLYKEQIRETEQTLNLLFSAYGNSGKDFEEVLRMQQQLLKYEKMKATAETQYQTALAKLNYITAKTY; encoded by the coding sequence ATGAAAATAATAACGATACTAATCATATTGATTTCAGGGATAAGTGCTGTACAGGCACAGACACTGGAGGATTATTTCCGGGTGGCTGCCAAAAATAATCCGGGGCTGCAGGCCAAATACAAGGATTTTGAGGCCGCGCTGCAAAAGATTCCGCAGGTAAGTTCACTGCCTGATCCCACGTTTTCTTTTGGCTATTTTATTTCGCCGGTAGAAACACGTGTTGGCCCTCAACGGGCAAAATTCTCACTTAGCCAGATGTTCCCGTGGTTTGGGACCCTGGAGGCTCAGGCTGACGCAGCGTCGCTAATGGCCGACGCCAAATATCAGACCTTTCTGAATGCACGCAACAGACTTTATTTCAGCGTTTCTGAAGCGTATTATCCTTTGGTTGAACTCAAACAGTTGAAAGCAATTGAACAGAAAAATATTGACATTCTGCAATCGTATAAAACCATTGCCAATTCCAAATTTAAAAACGGAAATTCGCCAATGACCGATGTTTTGCGAGCAGATATAATGCTAAAAGAAGCACAAACCAATCTCGGTATTCTGAACAACAGGGAAAAACCATTGCTTGTTGCATTTAACAACCTGCTCAATAGAGATGAGAATGAAACTGTAATTGTTCAGGATTCACTTTTAGTGGAAACGTTGCCCGAAAACTTCAGAAGAGATTCTTTACTAACAAACAATCCCTTACTTGACGCACTCGATTTAAAAAGGAAAGCAAGCGAGGCAAACGAGATTGCAGCGCAAAAACAGGGACTACCGAACGTGGGCTTCGGTCTGGATTATGCGATAGTTGGGAAACGCACCGATATGGATGTGGCAGACAACGGAAAAAACATACTCATGCCCATGGTTTCGATGAGCATTCCCATTTTCAGGAAAAAATACCGGGCAGCCGAAAAAGAAGCACAATTGACGCAGGAAAAATATTCCTACCAAAAGGAGGAAACCATTAATTCGCTTACCTCCGGTTACGAGTCCGTCTGGTTTCAAATTCAACAGCAAAAAGATTTAATCGGGTTGTATAAAGAACAAATTCGTGAAACTGAACAAACTCTGAACCTCTTGTTCAGCGCCTACGGAAATTCAGGAAAAGATTTTGAAGAGGTTTTACGCATGCAGCAACAGTTGCTGAAATATGAAAAAATGAAAGCCACAGCTGAAACGCAGTACCAGACCGCTTTGGCAAAATTAAATTACATCACAGCAAAAACATATTAA
- a CDS encoding sugar phosphate isomerase/epimerase family protein translates to MGNDNTNNLISRRHFIGSIVAATTAGAFLKACTASSPWQIGIYTRPWNQWDYLVAFDSIAEAGFKYVGLMSQKGGRVIDQNTTDEKAAIIAEEAKSRGLEIISISGHRFEGEKPIDENVASLKKLIDNAVICNCPSLMLNGVSRPEYVDGYYKVIAEACDYAAEKGIFLNLKPHGGTNATGVQCRENIAKVGHKNFTLWYDPGNIYYYSNGEIDPVNDVTNVDGLVKGMCVKDFRMPKDVNVTPGTGMVDFPKLFERMRQGGFTGGPLVIECLNTGEIPYVTAEAKKALEFLEGILA, encoded by the coding sequence ATGGGAAATGATAACACAAATAATTTAATTTCGCGGCGCCATTTTATTGGCAGCATAGTAGCAGCGACTACTGCCGGAGCTTTTCTGAAAGCATGTACAGCATCTTCACCTTGGCAAATAGGAATTTATACTCGTCCATGGAACCAGTGGGATTATCTGGTAGCATTTGATAGTATTGCTGAAGCAGGATTTAAATATGTAGGATTAATGTCTCAAAAAGGGGGACGGGTAATCGATCAGAATACGACTGATGAAAAAGCGGCGATAATTGCTGAAGAAGCGAAGTCAAGAGGTTTGGAGATTATTTCCATATCCGGGCACAGATTTGAAGGAGAGAAGCCAATTGACGAAAATGTTGCTTCACTGAAAAAACTTATTGACAATGCCGTAATTTGTAATTGCCCGAGTTTAATGCTAAATGGTGTCTCCCGGCCGGAATATGTTGATGGTTATTATAAAGTAATTGCCGAAGCTTGTGATTATGCCGCAGAAAAAGGTATTTTTCTTAACTTGAAACCTCATGGTGGCACAAACGCCACAGGTGTGCAATGCCGTGAGAATATTGCAAAAGTTGGGCATAAAAATTTCACGCTCTGGTATGATCCGGGTAATATTTATTACTATTCCAATGGCGAAATAGATCCTGTTAACGACGTTACTAATGTTGATGGCCTTGTGAAAGGGATGTGTGTAAAAGATTTTCGGATGCCAAAAGATGTGAATGTGACACCTGGTACAGGCATGGTTGATTTTCCTAAATTGTTTGAAAGAATGCGGCAGGGAGGTTTTACCGGTGGTCCGCTTGTTATTGAATGTCTGAATACAGGAGAGATACCTTATGTTACTGCCGAAGCAAAAAAGGCTCTCGAATTTCTGGAGGGTATACTTGCCTGA
- a CDS encoding heavy-metal-associated domain-containing protein: MEKVVLKTDLSCKHCVMKVEPVLKSQAGIIDYSVDLENPDKLVTINSEGANINSVIEGFEKAGYKAEKV, encoded by the coding sequence ATGGAAAAGGTAGTATTGAAAACAGATTTAAGTTGCAAACATTGTGTTATGAAAGTGGAACCAGTGTTAAAAAGTCAAGCCGGAATTATTGATTATTCAGTTGATTTGGAAAATCCGGATAAGCTGGTCACTATTAATTCTGAAGGAGCAAATATTAATTCTGTAATTGAAGGATTTGAAAAAGCGGGATACAAAGCTGAAAAAGTGTAA
- a CDS encoding HYC_CC_PP family protein yields the protein MLKKAVHIVLASLLLVSTVGMAVSKHYCRGDLVSVSFFHEAHSCCSMAGCCQNENHFYKVKDDFSSPAVLAVPLLAEIDILGQQFFQIETLLPENNKNTQLSYSDSPPPLTVREVLAREQLYLL from the coding sequence ATGTTAAAAAAAGCCGTTCATATTGTTTTAGCAAGTCTGTTGTTGGTTTCAACAGTTGGGATGGCTGTATCAAAACATTATTGCAGGGGCGACCTGGTTTCTGTCTCATTCTTTCACGAAGCGCATTCCTGTTGTAGCATGGCGGGTTGCTGCCAAAACGAAAATCATTTCTACAAGGTAAAAGACGATTTTTCATCGCCGGCCGTTTTAGCCGTTCCGCTGCTGGCCGAAATTGATATTCTGGGACAACAGTTTTTTCAGATTGAAACGCTTTTACCTGAAAACAATAAAAATACACAACTTTCTTACTCCGACTCCCCTCCTCCGCTGACGGTTAGGGAAGTACTTGCACGGGAGCAATTATATCTTTTATGA
- a CDS encoding efflux RND transporter permease subunit, whose protein sequence is MLNKIIRFFLENKLVTTLVLILFVSWGIITSPFGWDTGVLPKDPVPVDAIPDIGENQQIVFTQWMGRSPQDIEDQISYPLTTYLLGIPGVKSIRSSSIFGFSSIYIIFNEDIEFYWSRSRILEKLNSLPSGLLPEGVQPSLGPDATALGQVYWYTIEGRDKDGNPTGGWDLHEIRTVQDFFVKYSLNAAEGVSEVASIGGFVQEYQIDVNPDALKAYNIPLHKVMLAVQKSNRDVGAKTIEINQAEYLVRGLGYIKNVEDIEKAVVAVEDNVPVRIKDIGVVSLGPSTRRGALDKDGAEVVGGVVVARYGANPLEVINNVKAKIADIAPGLPSEVLPNGVESQLTIVPFYDRSGLIYETLGTLEEALSLEVLIVILVVIIMVYNLRASLLISSLLPIAVLMVFIAMRYFGVDANIVALSGIAIAIGTMVDLGVILSENIIKHTKEASPGQKLITTIYNGSAEVSTAILTAVSTTIVSFIPVFTMQAAEGKLFIPLAFTKTFALIAALIVSLFIMPALAHWFFGARINSQAIRKWVNIILIPFGIILLIFGQIWGGMMILAFGLAGTLKEVQGRQKEDLSLAADNQSWKNRFQKAGSWLLEYIEIVIVLIGVTWLLAKYWLPLGPTKSLVMNVVFVAILLTIILGAFILLEYFYKKILTWCLDHKAAFLSIPAFLIIVGITIWMGFNSLFGFLARGFDKVGWNIRTTEVWSTLTHEFPGIGKEFMPSLDEGSFLLMPTSMPHSGVDYNRQVLGQLDMLISNIPEVELTVGKLGRVESALDPAPISMYENVINYKPEFMLDERGHRVRFKTDSKDRFILASGDTLSNEKALEKGIIREDLIPNERGNYFRNWREDIKSPDDIWDEIVRVSKIPGVTSAPKLQPIETRLVMLQTGMRAPMGIKVYGPDLTTIEEFGLQLEDILKTVPSVKAQAVFADRIVGKPYMLINIDRDKISRYGLNVEDVQQTIETAVGGMKITSTVEGRERFPVRVRYPRELRDDPESLGKIFIQTPTGAQIPLSQIVNIEYQRGPQAIKSEETFLVGYVLFDKNDGFSEVTVVDDARNAIQRRIDAGDLEVPAGVSYKFSGSYENQVRAEKRLSIVVPLVLGIVFLILYFQFKSVSTSLMVFSGIAMAFSGGFMMLWLYGQSWFVDFSIFGTNIRELFQMQTINLSVAVWVGFIALFGIATDDGVLMGTYLDQSFTRNRTDSRKGIRAAVVEAGQRRIKPAVMTSATTIIALLPILTSTGRGADIMIPMAIPAFGGMIFAAITYFIVPVLYSYREERKLKKNQS, encoded by the coding sequence ATGCTAAATAAAATCATACGTTTTTTTCTTGAAAATAAATTAGTTACCACACTGGTCTTAATCCTCTTCGTAAGTTGGGGGATTATAACTTCTCCTTTTGGTTGGGACACCGGAGTTCTACCGAAAGATCCTGTGCCAGTTGATGCCATCCCGGATATTGGCGAAAACCAGCAAATTGTATTTACTCAATGGATGGGTCGCTCACCGCAGGATATTGAAGACCAGATTTCGTATCCGCTGACAACTTACCTACTAGGGATCCCGGGTGTAAAATCCATCCGCAGTTCATCCATTTTCGGATTCTCAAGCATTTACATCATTTTTAATGAAGATATTGAATTTTACTGGTCGCGTTCGCGGATACTGGAAAAATTGAATTCGCTGCCATCCGGCCTGTTACCGGAAGGCGTTCAACCCTCGCTCGGCCCGGATGCAACTGCTCTGGGACAAGTATATTGGTATACCATCGAGGGCCGCGACAAAGATGGCAATCCAACCGGAGGCTGGGATTTGCACGAAATTCGTACTGTGCAGGATTTTTTTGTAAAATATTCGCTGAATGCTGCCGAAGGTGTTTCTGAAGTGGCGTCCATTGGCGGTTTTGTGCAGGAATACCAGATTGATGTCAATCCGGATGCGCTGAAGGCATACAACATCCCGCTTCATAAAGTAATGCTGGCCGTTCAAAAATCGAATCGGGATGTGGGTGCCAAAACCATTGAAATCAACCAGGCAGAATACCTTGTTCGTGGACTAGGCTATATAAAAAATGTTGAAGACATTGAAAAAGCCGTAGTTGCAGTTGAAGATAATGTACCGGTACGTATCAAAGATATTGGAGTGGTTAGTCTCGGACCTTCCACACGAAGAGGCGCACTCGACAAAGATGGTGCAGAAGTGGTTGGAGGAGTTGTTGTAGCTCGTTACGGCGCAAATCCGCTGGAAGTCATCAATAATGTAAAAGCGAAAATTGCAGATATCGCCCCGGGGTTACCTTCAGAAGTATTACCCAATGGAGTGGAAAGCCAGCTTACCATCGTACCGTTTTACGACCGGTCAGGTTTAATTTACGAAACATTGGGAACACTGGAAGAAGCGCTGTCACTTGAAGTTCTGATTGTCATTCTCGTGGTTATTATCATGGTGTACAACCTGAGGGCATCATTGCTCATATCAAGTTTACTGCCTATCGCCGTTTTAATGGTATTTATAGCGATGCGCTATTTTGGTGTGGATGCCAACATTGTAGCACTTTCAGGTATTGCCATTGCCATCGGAACAATGGTTGACCTGGGTGTTATTCTTTCGGAAAATATAATTAAACACACAAAAGAAGCATCCCCCGGACAAAAACTGATTACAACGATCTACAACGGATCGGCAGAAGTGAGTACTGCGATTTTAACTGCTGTTTCTACCACTATTGTCAGTTTTATTCCTGTATTTACCATGCAGGCTGCAGAAGGAAAATTATTTATCCCGCTGGCGTTTACCAAAACATTTGCACTGATTGCAGCGCTGATTGTTTCGCTGTTTATAATGCCGGCGCTTGCTCATTGGTTTTTTGGAGCACGCATTAACAGTCAGGCCATCCGAAAATGGGTAAATATCATCCTGATTCCATTTGGAATAATTCTGCTGATTTTTGGACAAATCTGGGGAGGAATGATGATTTTAGCATTTGGACTGGCAGGCACATTAAAAGAAGTTCAAGGTCGGCAGAAAGAAGACCTTAGTCTTGCAGCAGATAACCAAAGCTGGAAAAACCGCTTTCAGAAAGCCGGCAGTTGGTTGCTGGAGTATATTGAAATCGTTATTGTACTGATTGGCGTTACCTGGCTTCTGGCAAAATACTGGCTCCCACTGGGTCCGACAAAGAGCCTCGTGATGAATGTAGTGTTTGTAGCCATACTGCTAACTATTATTTTAGGAGCATTTATTTTACTTGAATATTTCTACAAAAAAATATTAACCTGGTGCCTCGACCATAAAGCAGCATTTCTTTCTATCCCTGCATTTTTAATTATTGTGGGAATAACTATTTGGATGGGATTCAACAGTCTCTTCGGATTTTTGGCCCGTGGGTTTGACAAGGTTGGATGGAATATCCGCACTACTGAAGTTTGGTCAACATTAACACATGAATTTCCAGGCATAGGCAAAGAATTTATGCCATCACTCGATGAAGGAAGTTTCCTGCTGATGCCGACTTCAATGCCACATTCAGGCGTTGATTATAACCGGCAGGTATTGGGTCAGCTCGACATGCTGATTTCCAATATTCCGGAAGTGGAACTGACCGTTGGTAAACTCGGCCGAGTAGAATCAGCGCTCGACCCGGCTCCTATTTCCATGTACGAAAATGTGATTAATTACAAACCGGAGTTTATGCTGGATGAACGCGGCCACCGTGTGCGGTTCAAAACAGACAGCAAAGACAGGTTTATTCTGGCTTCCGGAGACACGCTTTCAAACGAGAAGGCGCTTGAAAAGGGTATTATACGCGAAGATTTAATCCCCAACGAACGCGGAAATTATTTTCGTAACTGGAGGGAAGATATCAAATCGCCCGATGATATTTGGGATGAAATTGTGCGTGTTTCCAAAATTCCGGGCGTTACTTCTGCGCCAAAACTACAACCAATTGAAACCCGGCTGGTGATGTTGCAAACCGGAATGCGTGCACCAATGGGAATAAAAGTATACGGACCGGATTTAACTACCATTGAAGAATTTGGTCTGCAACTGGAAGACATTCTGAAAACAGTGCCTTCGGTAAAAGCCCAGGCTGTTTTTGCCGACCGGATTGTGGGGAAACCTTATATGTTAATTAATATCGATCGTGATAAGATTTCACGATACGGGTTGAATGTGGAGGATGTGCAGCAGACGATTGAAACAGCGGTTGGCGGGATGAAAATAACATCAACTGTAGAAGGCCGCGAGCGGTTCCCGGTCAGGGTGCGCTACCCGCGTGAGTTACGCGACGACCCGGAATCACTGGGAAAAATCTTTATTCAAACACCCACCGGTGCTCAAATTCCGCTAAGTCAGATTGTAAACATTGAATACCAGCGCGGGCCGCAGGCAATAAAAAGCGAGGAAACCTTTTTGGTAGGCTACGTTTTGTTCGATAAAAACGATGGATTCTCGGAAGTTACCGTCGTTGATGATGCACGAAATGCTATTCAGAGACGGATTGACGCCGGAGACTTGGAAGTTCCAGCAGGCGTGAGCTACAAATTTTCAGGAAGTTACGAAAACCAGGTGCGTGCAGAAAAGCGCCTGTCGATTGTCGTGCCGCTTGTATTGGGTATTGTATTCCTGATTCTTTATTTCCAGTTCAAATCGGTGTCCACTTCGCTGATGGTATTCTCCGGAATTGCAATGGCTTTCAGCGGCGGTTTTATGATGCTCTGGCTTTATGGTCAAAGTTGGTTTGTTGATTTTTCCATTTTCGGAACCAACATTCGCGAATTGTTCCAGATGCAGACCATCAACCTGAGTGTCGCGGTTTGGGTAGGATTTATTGCCCTGTTTGGTATTGCAACCGACGACGGCGTACTTATGGGAACCTACCTCGACCAGAGTTTTACCCGGAATCGGACCGATAGCAGAAAAGGAATCAGAGCCGCAGTAGTAGAAGCCGGACAGCGAAGAATTAAACCGGCGGTAATGACCTCGGCAACTACAATTATCGCATTGCTGCCGATTTTAACCTCAACCGGGCGCGGCGCGGATATCATGATTCCCATGGCTATCCCGGCGTTCGGAGGGATGATTTTTGCCGCCATCACCTATTTCATTGTACCGGTGCTATACAGCTACCGTGAAGAACGAAAACTTAAAAAAAATCAGTCATGA
- a CDS encoding heavy-metal-associated domain-containing protein produces MKTKVLSLVTLFMLSVVTVFAAEKTETFEVKGGDCEECKTHIETTTTGVEGVTSAVWDVETKELTVVFDDEVTTLDSIEMAIAQAGNDTPTYKAPEEAYSALPECCQYEKEE; encoded by the coding sequence ATGAAGACAAAAGTTTTAAGTTTAGTTACCCTGTTTATGTTGAGTGTTGTAACAGTTTTTGCTGCCGAAAAAACAGAAACGTTTGAAGTAAAAGGCGGTGATTGTGAAGAATGTAAAACACATATCGAAACCACAACCACCGGAGTGGAAGGAGTTACATCTGCTGTGTGGGATGTAGAAACAAAAGAACTCACCGTTGTATTCGACGATGAAGTAACCACCCTTGACAGTATCGAAATGGCCATCGCTCAGGCAGGAAACGACACTCCCACTTACAAAGCTCCCGAAGAAGCCTATTCGGCGCTACCGGAATGCTGCCAGTATGAAAAAGAGGAGTAG
- a CDS encoding heavy-metal-associated domain-containing protein, whose product MKTKVIGFIIGFISSFLTVFAENKTETFIVKGGNCDECKIHIEKAALSVSGVSIVDWDRESKELQVVFDDTKTDVDSIQKAVAKRGNDTPNHKANEEAYNELPPCCKYE is encoded by the coding sequence ATGAAAACAAAAGTAATTGGCTTTATAATTGGTTTTATAAGTAGTTTTTTAACGGTTTTTGCCGAAAACAAAACCGAGACGTTTATAGTAAAAGGTGGCAATTGTGATGAATGTAAAATTCACATAGAAAAAGCGGCGCTTTCAGTTTCCGGTGTATCAATAGTTGATTGGGATAGGGAAAGTAAAGAGTTACAGGTGGTTTTCGATGATACCAAGACCGATGTAGATTCCATCCAGAAAGCAGTTGCAAAAAGAGGAAATGATACGCCAAACCACAAAGCAAATGAAGAAGCTTATAACGAGCTTCCTCCATGTTGCAAATACGAATAA
- a CDS encoding efflux RND transporter periplasmic adaptor subunit, producing MNTNRKTIIIVLSTLAIGLLLGWLIFGGSESKATDEHQHEHSEEGVAGETTWTCSMHPQIRQNEPGDCPICGMDLIPLEEEQNGDIDPAAISMSATAMQLANIQTAVVGSSDPVKVIRLDGKIQEDERLVFSQSSHIPGRIETLMVNFTGDYVQKGQVIASVYSPDLVTAQEELFEAQKIKDTQPQLFEAAKEKLRNWKLTDEQIEQILASGTSLETFDVQADVSGYVTQKKVNTGDYVRRGEVIYEIADLSQVWVLFDVYESDLSWINKGDDVSFAIESLPGETFEGTIDFLDPVINPKTRVAKARIVKTNNGLKLKPEMFVSGKVEAKLPQTDALVVPKTAVMWTGERSVVYVKSETDQGVYFNMHEVELGPALGESYVIEEGIQDGEEIAVHGTFSIDAAAQLAGKPSMMSPEGGSVSTGHNHGEMNMSGENTQQTPEKVEAVQTDPKFKVQLTDVYENYLKMKSAFVESDAAKVAQEAPKVKKALESVDMKLLVGDAHMAWMDQLNILNSSIETIQNSSDIEEQRTAFSNFNNAFYKSVKMFGLKDQTAYYQFCPMAFDNQGGYWLSDTDEILNPYFGDMMLNCGENKDTLK from the coding sequence ATGAACACAAATAGAAAAACAATAATTATAGTTCTGTCAACACTGGCAATTGGGTTGTTGCTGGGATGGTTGATATTTGGTGGTTCAGAAAGCAAAGCTACCGATGAACATCAACATGAACACAGTGAGGAAGGAGTTGCCGGAGAGACAACCTGGACTTGCTCCATGCACCCGCAAATTCGCCAGAATGAACCTGGTGACTGCCCCATATGCGGTATGGATCTGATCCCGCTGGAAGAGGAACAAAACGGAGATATCGATCCGGCAGCCATAAGCATGTCGGCAACTGCTATGCAATTGGCGAATATTCAAACAGCCGTGGTTGGTTCTTCAGATCCTGTAAAAGTGATTAGACTTGATGGAAAAATTCAGGAAGACGAACGCTTGGTTTTTTCACAATCGTCGCACATTCCGGGGAGAATAGAAACTTTAATGGTGAATTTTACCGGCGATTATGTTCAGAAAGGACAAGTGATTGCATCGGTGTATTCTCCCGATTTGGTCACTGCACAGGAAGAGTTATTTGAAGCACAAAAAATCAAGGACACGCAACCTCAGCTTTTTGAAGCAGCCAAAGAAAAGCTGAGAAACTGGAAGCTGACCGACGAGCAGATTGAACAAATTTTAGCTTCCGGAACTTCGCTGGAAACTTTCGACGTGCAGGCAGACGTTTCGGGTTATGTTACACAAAAAAAGGTAAACACAGGCGATTACGTACGCAGGGGTGAAGTGATTTATGAAATTGCCGATCTTTCTCAGGTATGGGTGCTTTTTGATGTATACGAATCAGATTTGTCCTGGATCAACAAAGGTGATGATGTTTCTTTTGCGATTGAGTCACTGCCGGGCGAAACATTTGAAGGAACCATCGATTTCCTCGATCCGGTTATCAATCCAAAAACGCGTGTAGCAAAGGCACGGATTGTTAAAACCAATAACGGATTAAAGCTGAAACCCGAAATGTTTGTCTCCGGCAAAGTAGAGGCTAAACTGCCTCAAACCGATGCCCTTGTAGTTCCGAAAACAGCTGTTATGTGGACGGGTGAACGCTCGGTGGTGTATGTTAAATCGGAAACCGATCAGGGTGTGTATTTTAACATGCATGAGGTGGAACTTGGTCCTGCTTTGGGCGAAAGTTACGTTATTGAAGAAGGAATTCAGGACGGTGAAGAAATTGCTGTTCACGGTACATTTAGCATAGATGCCGCAGCACAGCTTGCCGGTAAACCAAGCATGATGAGCCCTGAAGGCGGTTCGGTTTCAACTGGCCATAATCATGGCGAAATGAATATGAGCGGAGAAAACACGCAACAGACACCGGAAAAAGTGGAAGCGGTTCAGACTGATCCAAAATTTAAAGTCCAATTGACCGACGTGTATGAGAACTATCTTAAAATGAAAAGTGCATTTGTAGAATCTGATGCTGCAAAAGTTGCTCAGGAAGCTCCAAAAGTGAAAAAAGCTTTAGAATCGGTTGACATGAAATTACTGGTAGGTGACGCTCACATGGCCTGGATGGATCAGTTAAATATTTTAAACAGCAGTATAGAAACCATTCAAAACTCTTCGGACATTGAAGAACAGCGAACGGCTTTTTCAAATTTCAACAATGCATTTTACAAAAGTGTGAAGATGTTTGGATTAAAAGACCAGACCGCTTATTACCAGTTCTGCCCAATGGCTTTTGATAACCAGGGAGGATATTGGCTGAGTGACACGGACGAAATTCTTAATCCATATTTTGGCGATATGATGCTGAATTGCGGTGAAAACAAGGATACATTAAAATAA
- a CDS encoding SAM-dependent methyltransferase, with protein sequence MKNRNYLAPLFMGIVLLLVSGILFSQNTSKDSYQPQLGQAGKDVIWYPTPKALVDTMIEMAKLTPADYLVDLGSGDGRIVIAAAKRGIRAEGVEFNPDMVEYSKRIAAREGVADKTNFVKADFYEYDFSKATVITMFLLPEINRKLRPQLLELKPGTRIITNSFSMQDWPYDEMRIIEDESITWNLAYLWIVPAKVEGNWKCNEGQLKLIQNYQTVSGTLKKGVRYFDISEGKLEGDIFSFTCNEVNYRCRVDKNSMNGTSRKGGVSEPWTASRLQ encoded by the coding sequence ATGAAAAACAGGAATTATTTGGCGCCGCTGTTCATGGGAATCGTATTGTTACTGGTTTCGGGGATTTTGTTTTCACAAAACACATCTAAAGATAGCTACCAACCGCAACTGGGGCAGGCTGGAAAGGATGTAATCTGGTATCCTACTCCAAAAGCACTGGTTGATACAATGATTGAAATGGCAAAACTAACACCTGCCGATTACCTTGTTGACTTAGGCTCCGGAGACGGGCGTATTGTAATCGCTGCAGCAAAAAGAGGCATTCGTGCCGAAGGAGTAGAGTTTAATCCTGATATGGTTGAATACTCCAAAAGAATAGCAGCCAGAGAGGGCGTGGCAGATAAAACCAATTTTGTTAAAGCGGACTTTTATGAGTATGATTTTTCAAAAGCTACGGTAATTACAATGTTTCTTTTACCGGAAATAAACCGAAAGTTGCGTCCCCAACTGCTCGAACTCAAACCGGGAACACGGATTATAACCAACTCTTTTTCGATGCAGGACTGGCCGTATGATGAAATGAGAATTATTGAAGACGAATCGATTACCTGGAACCTTGCATACCTGTGGATTGTGCCTGCCAAAGTTGAAGGAAACTGGAAATGTAACGAGGGGCAATTGAAATTAATCCAAAATTATCAAACAGTGTCGGGGACACTAAAAAAAGGTGTGCGATATTTTGACATTTCTGAGGGCAAATTGGAAGGTGACATTTTTAGTTTTACATGTAACGAGGTAAATTACAGATGCCGGGTAGATAAAAATAGTATGAATGGAACTTCTAGGAAGGGTGGAGTTTCAGAACCCTGGACAGCCTCAAGATTACAGTAA
- a CDS encoding heavy-metal-associated domain-containing protein, translated as MKTKILSLAALFMMGTLSVFAGNKTEKIKVKGNCGMCESRIEKTVKGIDGVSKADWNKDTKILEVTFDDAKTTSDKIEIAVAKVGHDTPHHKADDKVYEKLPACCHYDRTAEKSEESHEGHMH; from the coding sequence ATGAAAACAAAAATTTTAAGTTTAGCAGCCCTTTTTATGATGGGTACATTGTCCGTTTTTGCAGGAAATAAAACGGAAAAAATTAAAGTAAAAGGAAATTGCGGAATGTGTGAAAGTCGTATCGAAAAAACGGTAAAAGGTATTGATGGAGTTTCAAAAGCTGACTGGAATAAGGATACAAAAATACTGGAAGTTACTTTTGACGACGCAAAAACCACTTCCGACAAAATTGAAATTGCGGTAGCAAAAGTTGGTCACGACACGCCTCATCACAAAGCTGACGATAAAGTTTATGAAAAACTTCCGGCGTGTTGTCATTATGATCGGACCGCTGAAAAATCAGAAGAATCGCATGAAGGACATATGCACTGA